The DNA region ACCTAGGATCGGCGGCGGCTCCTACTGCCGGTCTGCACTTCAGCGAGCAGGTGCTGGAAGGACTCAGCCGACGGGGGGTCGGGCTCGCCTATGTAGATCTACGCGTAGGTCTCGACACTTTCCGACCGATCTCCGCCGATCGGATCGACCAGCATCACATGCACAGCGAGCGGGTCACCGTTCCCGAAGAGACCGGCTCGGCCATCAGCGCTACCCGCCGGCGGGGCGGTAGGGTCGTGGCGGTCGGTACCACTGTTGTTCGGTCTTTGGAGTCGGCAGTTGACCGGGAGGGCCGGGTGCGACCGTTCGACGGTTCGACAGATCTATTCATCAAGCCCGGCTATTCGTTTCGAGCCATCGACGGGTTGATCACGAACTTCCATGTGCCTGGTTCAACGCTCGTTGTTCTCGTTGCCGCGCTGCTCGGCAACCGGTGGCGTCTCGCGTACGAGACCGCCCTACGACGCGGGTATCGATTCCTCTCGTTCGGGGATGCCATGTACGCGGAGGTCGAGCGACGATGACTGGGGCCGTTCAGTTCTCGATCTCGGCCACGAGCGGCACCGCTCGCCGCGGAACCCTCACGACGCCCCACGGCGAAGTGGTCACGCCGGGATTCATGCCGGTCGGAACCCGGGCGTCGGTTCGAACTCTCGATTCGCAGGATCTGAGGTCGCTCGGAGTGGAAATGGTCCTCGCCAACACCTACCACCTGATGCTGCGGCCGGGAGCAGAACTCATCGATCGGCTGGGTGGGCTGCATGGCTTCATGGCGTGGAACGGGCCGATCCTCACCGATTCCGGTGGGTATCAGATCTTCTCGCTCGGTCCGAAGATCGACGAGGACGGAGCTTCGTTTCGGTCAACGTACGACGGATCACCCGTACGACTCAGTCCGGAGGAAGCGGTCCGAATCCAGGAACACCTCGGCCCCGACATCGCAATGGTGCTCGACGAATGCATAGGGCTGCCTGCACCACGATCCGAAGTGCAGGCGGCGATGGAGCGCACCCTTCGCTGGGCCGAGCGGGCTCTCGAAGCTCATACGCGCCCAGACCAGGCGCTGTTCGGCATCGTCCAGGGCGGTACCGATGAGGAGCTGCGGGCCGCCAGCGCCAGAGCGACGGAGGCCCTCGGTTTTCCCGGCTTCGGCATTGGGGGTCTGTCGGTGGGGGAGTCACCCGATGACCGGAATCGGGCGCTGGAAGCGGCCTTCTCCGAGTTGCCCGACCGCAAGATCAGATATGTGATGGGGTTGGGTGATGCAGATGGGGTATTGGACGCCGTCCAGCGCGGTGCCGATCTCTTCGATTGCGTGTGGCCGACCCGTCTCGCCAGGCACGGCAAGGTATTGACACTCGACGGAGACTTCAACATCCGGCGGGCCGAAAACGCCGAAGCAGGCGGCCCGATTCACCCCGAGTGTGGGTGCACCACTTGTGCGCGATACAGCCGCGCCTACCTGCGACATCTGGTAGTTACCGGGGAACTGGCAGCGCACCGGTTGCTGACGATTCACAATCTCCACTTCACCCTCAACCTCCTCAGAGATGCCGGGGAGGCCATTCGCGCCGACTCGTTTACCGCGTTTCGGGAGAGCGTGTCGGAGCGTCGTGCGTTTTCCGATACCGTGGGTCGTGGCTAGCATCTGGCCGGAGCCCGCTCCCGCGGGCCATCTTCGTGGAGAACAACGTGATTCTTGCCCAAGCTTCAGAGACCTCGACAAGTTCAATACCGACGCTGATCATGTTCCTGTTCCTCGGCGTGGTCTTCTACCTGATGATCGTGCGACCGCAACGATCTCGCATGCGGAAGCAAGCGGAATTAGCGGATTCGCTGGAGATCGGCGACCAGGTTCAAACCGTCGGAGGCATCTTCGGATCGGTTCGCCGGATTGACGAAGACGGTGTCGTCCTCGAGGTTGAGAACGGCTCACTCAAGTTCAGCAAACGCGCAATAGCCACGAAAGTCAATCAAGACTGATGTCGAAGCGCGCGGTCACGATGTTGGTGATCCTGGCGGTCGCCTGGGGAGGTCTCGCGCTGGCGCTGACCAACGACATGGCGCCCAAGCTGGGACTCGATCTCAAGGGAGGAACGTCGGTCATCCTGCGCGCGCCCGAGGGGACCGATTCGGACGTT from Acidimicrobiia bacterium includes:
- the tgt gene encoding tRNA guanosine(34) transglycosylase Tgt, translated to MTGAVQFSISATSGTARRGTLTTPHGEVVTPGFMPVGTRASVRTLDSQDLRSLGVEMVLANTYHLMLRPGAELIDRLGGLHGFMAWNGPILTDSGGYQIFSLGPKIDEDGASFRSTYDGSPVRLSPEEAVRIQEHLGPDIAMVLDECIGLPAPRSEVQAAMERTLRWAERALEAHTRPDQALFGIVQGGTDEELRAASARATEALGFPGFGIGGLSVGESPDDRNRALEAAFSELPDRKIRYVMGLGDADGVLDAVQRGADLFDCVWPTRLARHGKVLTLDGDFNIRRAENAEAGGPIHPECGCTTCARYSRAYLRHLVVTGELAAHRLLTIHNLHFTLNLLRDAGEAIRADSFTAFRESVSERRAFSDTVGRG
- the queA gene encoding tRNA preQ1(34) S-adenosylmethionine ribosyltransferase-isomerase QueA, which gives rise to MQTSEFYYDLPDAAIAQTPVEPRHAARLLDTRDMADHVFSEVPLMLAGGDLVVVNRTRVRAARLRGFKVETGGAVEVLLLSRDEAIWEALIRPARRVRPGQLLEFPPGLKAIVCTAPVEGRCTIEFLDVRESQLESLIEGAGEIPLPPYIHTPLQDPGRYQTVYAGDLGSAAAPTAGLHFSEQVLEGLSRRGVGLAYVDLRVGLDTFRPISADRIDQHHMHSERVTVPEETGSAISATRRRGGRVVAVGTTVVRSLESAVDREGRVRPFDGSTDLFIKPGYSFRAIDGLITNFHVPGSTLVVLVAALLGNRWRLAYETALRRGYRFLSFGDAMYAEVERR
- the yajC gene encoding preprotein translocase subunit YajC, with product MILAQASETSTSSIPTLIMFLFLGVVFYLMIVRPQRSRMRKQAELADSLEIGDQVQTVGGIFGSVRRIDEDGVVLEVENGSLKFSKRAIATKVNQD